Proteins from one Gibbsiella quercinecans genomic window:
- a CDS encoding FecCD family ABC transporter permease: protein MHNAKGFWFVLSGYLLLTLLGALGAGRYTVPFPAVLQIITDAIMGHADNTAYSRTAQNVVLYVRLPRVLMAGLAGAGLAVAGAALQGIFRNPLVGPQIIGVSSGAALGGALAILLFSSLFITIGLAFIGGLLAIVLVFLLGLNRHGSSLLMLILAGVIINAFFAALISLITYFADPNNTLQSIVFWLMGSLASASYLKLWVLLPAVVLATGIIFALRFRINVLSLGEENAQALGMSVAITRWGVLLCITLITSATVAVSGTIGWVGLIIPHIARLVAGHDHQRLLPASAAIGAIYLIAVDTLARSMSAAEIPLSVITALIGAPIFAVLIHTLNKKVTDL from the coding sequence ATGCATAACGCAAAAGGGTTCTGGTTCGTCCTCTCCGGATACCTGTTGCTCACGTTGCTTGGTGCGCTCGGTGCCGGCCGTTATACGGTGCCTTTTCCCGCCGTGTTGCAGATAATTACCGATGCCATAATGGGCCACGCGGATAACACGGCATACAGCCGCACAGCGCAGAATGTGGTGCTCTATGTGCGCCTTCCCCGGGTGCTGATGGCGGGGCTGGCGGGCGCGGGGCTGGCTGTCGCCGGTGCCGCACTGCAAGGTATTTTCCGCAATCCGCTGGTGGGGCCGCAGATTATCGGCGTTTCTTCCGGCGCGGCGTTGGGCGGCGCCCTGGCCATTTTGCTGTTTTCATCGCTGTTTATCACCATCGGTTTGGCGTTTATCGGCGGGTTGCTGGCGATTGTGCTGGTGTTTCTGCTGGGGTTAAACCGCCATGGCAGCAGCCTGCTGATGCTGATTTTGGCCGGCGTGATTATTAACGCCTTTTTTGCTGCCCTGATATCGTTGATCACCTATTTCGCCGATCCGAATAATACCTTGCAATCCATCGTGTTCTGGCTGATGGGCAGCCTTGCCAGTGCCTCTTACTTGAAACTGTGGGTGTTGTTACCGGCCGTGGTGCTGGCAACGGGGATCATTTTCGCGCTGCGCTTTCGTATTAATGTGCTGTCTTTGGGCGAAGAGAACGCGCAGGCTCTCGGCATGTCGGTGGCGATAACCCGTTGGGGAGTATTGCTGTGTATTACGCTGATCACCAGCGCCACCGTTGCCGTTTCTGGCACTATCGGCTGGGTTGGGCTGATTATCCCTCATATCGCCCGTCTTGTGGCCGGGCACGATCATCAACGCTTATTACCCGCCAGTGCGGCTATTGGCGCGATTTATCTGATCGCCGTGGATACGCTCGCCCGGAGTATGAGCGCCGCAGAAATTCCACTGAGTGTGATCACCGCGCTGATTGGCGCACCCATCTTCGCTGTACTCATCCATACACTGAATAAAAAGGTGACCGATCTATGA
- a CDS encoding ABC transporter substrate-binding protein produces the protein MAASAMAQGTLEFTDMANRNIRLSAPATRIVVIPIPAASMLVGLDESSEKLVGMHPFAGVAAREGMLGLMFPEVLNVRSDMVGNNFTPNIEALLNVQPDLVWQWGHRGDDILSPMRDAGLTVATLNYGKESDTQRWIALMGTTLGKPEKAAGMLHWRQDVINALAATTAALPEAAQPRVLYLSHFNQSIQTFGSTSHNNADFALAGGVSLNRDLTGPRTLNIEQILLWDPDIILLGNFEQGLKPDDVYLNPVLSGVAAVKKRRVYKLPIGGFVWDAPNQETPLYWQWLSMIFHPQTAHWPLRAEIRRRYQQLYGYSVTEQQIDGILQLELNRGSQDYLRLMGQPHA, from the coding sequence ATGGCCGCCAGCGCGATGGCACAGGGCACGCTCGAATTTACCGACATGGCAAACCGGAACATTCGCCTGTCTGCGCCGGCGACGCGCATCGTCGTGATCCCGATACCTGCCGCTTCCATGTTGGTTGGGTTGGATGAAAGCAGTGAGAAACTGGTGGGCATGCACCCGTTTGCCGGTGTCGCGGCGCGTGAAGGGATGTTAGGGCTCATGTTCCCCGAGGTATTGAACGTCCGCTCCGATATGGTCGGTAATAATTTTACGCCGAATATTGAGGCGCTGCTCAATGTGCAGCCTGATTTAGTGTGGCAGTGGGGGCATCGTGGCGACGATATCCTTTCGCCGATGCGTGATGCAGGCCTGACTGTCGCCACCCTCAATTATGGCAAAGAGAGTGATACCCAACGGTGGATCGCCCTGATGGGAACCACGTTGGGCAAGCCCGAAAAGGCTGCGGGCATGCTGCACTGGCGCCAGGACGTTATTAATGCGCTGGCGGCAACCACCGCGGCGCTCCCGGAGGCAGCGCAGCCCCGGGTGCTGTATTTATCCCATTTTAATCAAAGTATTCAAACCTTTGGCTCAACTTCCCACAATAACGCCGATTTCGCGCTCGCCGGCGGCGTGAGTTTAAACCGCGATCTTACCGGCCCACGAACCCTGAATATTGAACAAATTTTGCTGTGGGATCCTGACATTATTCTGCTGGGTAATTTTGAACAGGGATTAAAACCCGATGACGTATATCTGAACCCCGTGCTCAGCGGGGTCGCGGCAGTTAAAAAACGGCGGGTGTATAAACTGCCGATCGGTGGGTTTGTCTGGGATGCACCCAATCAGGAAACGCCTCTGTATTGGCAGTGGTTGTCGATGATTTTTCACCCACAAACCGCTCACTGGCCGCTGCGCGCGGAGATCCGCCGCCGTTATCAGCAGCTTTATGGCTATAGCGTAACTGAACAACAAATTGATGGCATCCTGCAATTGGAGTTAAACCGCGGCAGCCAGGATTACTTACGACTGATGGGGCAACCGCATGCATAA
- a CDS encoding ABC transporter ATP-binding protein, producing MIQVEKLSYRLGHRQLFSDLSFHLPAGSVCAILGPNGRGKTTLLRLLLGIQQGATGDIRLNAPVAYVPQLDGSFFNYSVRTMVTLGRVRHLPWYASPSVHDHRIVMRCLEYLGLSRFAEHPFNRLSGGEKQMVMIARALAAEPEILILDEPTSALDLTNQDCVLSALRELAADHQMTLLFSSHYPQHALHIADRALLLFADGGYQFGRCGEVLTEAGLAQLYQIPVALTSVTRGNRHTRGVTPLFG from the coding sequence ATGATCCAGGTTGAGAAACTCAGCTACCGCCTTGGCCATCGTCAGTTGTTTAGCGATCTGAGCTTTCATCTGCCTGCTGGCAGCGTCTGCGCCATTTTAGGGCCGAATGGGCGCGGGAAAACCACGCTGTTGCGGCTGTTACTGGGTATACAGCAAGGGGCAACGGGCGATATTCGGCTCAATGCACCGGTGGCCTATGTGCCGCAGTTAGACGGTTCATTTTTTAACTATTCCGTGCGCACGATGGTAACGCTCGGCCGTGTGCGCCATCTGCCGTGGTATGCCTCACCGTCAGTGCATGATCACCGCATTGTGATGCGCTGTCTCGAATATCTGGGGCTGAGCCGTTTTGCCGAGCATCCCTTTAACCGGCTTAGCGGCGGCGAAAAACAGATGGTGATGATTGCCCGTGCGCTGGCCGCAGAACCGGAAATCCTGATTTTAGATGAACCGACCTCCGCACTTGATTTAACCAATCAGGACTGCGTGTTAAGCGCACTGCGTGAGTTGGCGGCGGATCATCAGATGACCTTGCTATTTAGCAGCCACTATCCCCAACACGCGCTGCATATCGCCGATCGCGCCCTGTTGCTGTTTGCCGATGGCGGTTATCAGTTCGGCCGCTGTGGTGAGGTGCTGACAGAGGCCGGTTTGGCGCAACTGTATCAAATCCCGGTGGCGCTCACGTCTGTTACCCGCGGTAATCG
- a CDS encoding Crp/Fnr family transcriptional regulator, whose amino-acid sequence MTFVKHTLPRETQLHCLKSCPLFSAIPDFGLALGLANSAYMQFNSGDMLNHDGDAFKYCPLLISGQIEVFRHGFLGEEKVFGIFSPGELVAIAAVFMPHNRYPMSLRAKTAGDALLLDKRDILQLCHRYPIVMERLLSRFSLKLYEHINYIDWLTSSSAEQRLAAYLLDLRTRQHGDVVALPLSRGQLAAKLGMRYETLSRLFSGWRRKGFIDVHKDVVHIKDDAYLNRLAIPAQRPF is encoded by the coding sequence ATGACATTTGTCAAACACACATTGCCCAGAGAAACGCAGCTGCATTGCCTTAAATCATGCCCGTTATTCAGCGCGATCCCGGATTTTGGCCTGGCGCTGGGGCTGGCAAACAGCGCTTATATGCAGTTCAACAGCGGCGATATGCTGAACCATGATGGGGATGCCTTTAAATATTGCCCGCTATTAATTTCCGGCCAGATTGAGGTCTTTCGCCACGGCTTTCTTGGGGAGGAAAAAGTCTTTGGGATTTTTAGCCCAGGTGAGCTTGTCGCGATTGCCGCCGTTTTTATGCCGCACAACCGTTATCCGATGAGCTTGCGGGCAAAAACCGCCGGCGATGCCCTGTTGCTGGACAAACGGGATATACTGCAACTCTGCCACCGCTATCCCATTGTGATGGAAAGGCTACTTTCCCGCTTCAGCCTGAAGCTGTATGAGCACATTAACTACATCGATTGGCTAACTTCCAGTTCCGCAGAACAACGGCTGGCGGCTTATTTATTGGATCTCCGCACACGCCAGCACGGTGATGTGGTGGCGTTGCCCCTATCCCGCGGGCAACTGGCGGCTAAACTGGGGATGCGCTATGAAACGCTAAGCCGGTTGTTCTCCGGCTGGCGGCGCAAGGGGTTTATCGATGTGCATAAAGACGTTGTGCATATTAAGGATGACGCCTATCTCAACCGGCTGGCGATCCCAGCGCAGCGGCCGTTTTAA